In Salinigranum marinum, one DNA window encodes the following:
- a CDS encoding Ig-like domain-containing protein: protein MLRGDDRGQSIQIGAILLFGVLVISLSIFQTVVVPSENSGVEFNGYVEATDDLVTLRNGLLAAGTRGGLESETVQTGVRYPSRMVLINPGPPAGSLETTASENVTIAGVEAVSGEEANVRGFWNTTDRGAQNYSTRRVSFSPGYNEVEVPPVEVSGMGAYRLTPNGPLSIAGQTFITGNRITLVTVDGDLGASGLSTSVTASPASVATRSVTVTGNGSDVTVTLPVPGNGTEAAAEQWIDSSEAQTLNDTNPNVERIVPNGSRADVVLDGSRQYELRLARVVVHDSGDSGVAAETEPQYLVPLAANGTTVPTTGTRRLAVEVRDRYNNPVEGAAVDFSATGGSLDGNSTVITGSDGRASVAFDIDDVDSATLDAAIDGAGLPPYNSTTIEVSRAGAGGGSGDAAAGTDDINPSQSGDVQLTSAQQSGDKSTARITFNNTGTANQTIEKIRISFYFGGGRGGSGKTATSATIDGSSFDIPGTTNTLSKTFPAGQESSLVIDFDGNRPEVTGSLFVMTVWFDEAGKETYFITVPL from the coding sequence ATGCTCAGGGGTGACGACCGCGGGCAGTCGATACAGATCGGCGCGATTCTGCTATTTGGCGTGCTCGTCATCAGCCTCTCGATCTTCCAGACGGTCGTCGTGCCGTCGGAGAACAGCGGCGTCGAGTTCAACGGCTACGTGGAAGCGACCGACGACCTCGTGACCCTCCGAAACGGTCTCCTCGCCGCCGGAACCCGGGGAGGACTGGAGTCGGAGACCGTCCAGACGGGCGTCCGTTACCCCTCGCGCATGGTGTTGATCAACCCCGGTCCTCCGGCCGGCTCGCTCGAAACCACGGCGTCGGAGAACGTGACCATCGCGGGCGTCGAGGCCGTCTCGGGCGAGGAAGCGAACGTCCGCGGGTTCTGGAACACCACCGATCGGGGCGCACAGAACTACAGCACGCGGCGCGTCTCGTTCTCACCCGGCTACAACGAGGTCGAGGTTCCGCCGGTCGAAGTGTCCGGAATGGGGGCGTACCGACTCACGCCGAACGGTCCGCTCTCGATCGCCGGCCAGACGTTCATCACGGGCAATCGGATCACGCTCGTCACCGTCGACGGCGACCTCGGCGCGTCGGGCCTGTCGACGTCGGTGACGGCCTCGCCCGCCAGCGTCGCCACGCGCTCGGTCACCGTGACGGGCAACGGGAGCGACGTCACCGTGACCCTCCCCGTTCCCGGGAACGGCACCGAAGCGGCCGCCGAACAGTGGATCGACTCGTCGGAGGCGCAGACGCTGAACGACACGAACCCCAACGTCGAACGGATCGTTCCTAACGGCTCGCGCGCCGACGTCGTCCTCGACGGCTCCCGCCAGTACGAACTCCGACTCGCTCGCGTCGTCGTCCACGACAGCGGCGATTCGGGGGTGGCGGCGGAGACCGAGCCGCAGTATCTCGTCCCGCTGGCCGCCAACGGGACGACGGTGCCGACGACCGGGACACGACGGCTCGCCGTCGAGGTTCGTGACCGCTACAACAACCCTGTCGAGGGGGCGGCGGTCGACTTCAGCGCGACCGGCGGCTCGCTCGACGGCAACTCGACGGTCATCACCGGTAGCGATGGCCGTGCGAGCGTCGCGTTCGACATCGACGACGTCGACTCGGCGACGCTCGACGCCGCGATCGACGGGGCAGGCCTCCCACCCTACAACTCGACGACGATCGAGGTGTCGCGCGCGGGAGCCGGCGGCGGGTCGGGTGACGCTGCTGCGGGGACGGACGACATCAACCCGAGCCAGAGCGGCGACGTGCAGCTCACGTCCGCTCAACAGAGCGGTGACAAATCGACCGCCCGGATCACGTTCAACAACACGGGCACGGCGAACCAGACGATCGAGAAGATCCGGATCTCGTTTTATTTCGGCGGCGGCAGGGGCGGGTCGGGCAAGACGGCGACGAGCGCGACGATCGACGGGAGCTCGTTCGACATCCCCGGGACGACCAACACTCTCTCGAAGACGTTCCCGGCCGGTCAGGAGTCGTCGCTGGTGATCGACTTCGACGGGAACAGACCGGAGGTGACCGGCTCGCTGTTCGTCATGACGGTCTGGTTCGACGAGGCCGGAAAAGAGACGTACTTCATCACCGTCCCGCTGTAG
- the gcvT gene encoding glycine cleavage system aminomethyltransferase GcvT: protein MALRKPPLRDVHADRGATFTEFGGWEMPVEFGSIRREHTAVRERAGIFDVSHMSEIEVTGPDATALMQRLTTNDVTALDPGDSQYAAITDAEGVIIDDTIVYRLPSADGAEPTYLFVPNAGHDGEMSERWTTHRDDWGLDARVENTTEEWAMFAVQGPDSPGLVTDAIGAVPDIVRSEATEATIAETRCLVSRTGYTGEDGFEVLCPWSGAEAVWNAFVDDDACQPCGLGARDTLRIEMGFLLSGQDFHPTEEPRNPYEAGIGFAVKLDTEFVGRDALERVEAEGVDERFVGIELLDRGVARHGYDLTNEAGDRVGHVTSGTMSPTLSKPVALGYLPVDDADPGTRVNVVVRGEPKRGKVVVPPFIDQ, encoded by the coding sequence ATGGCCCTTCGGAAGCCGCCGCTGCGGGACGTTCACGCCGACCGGGGAGCGACGTTCACCGAGTTCGGCGGGTGGGAGATGCCCGTGGAGTTCGGCTCCATCAGACGTGAACACACCGCCGTTCGCGAGCGGGCGGGGATATTCGACGTCTCACACATGAGCGAGATCGAAGTGACCGGTCCCGACGCGACGGCGCTGATGCAACGTCTCACCACGAACGACGTGACGGCGTTGGATCCCGGCGACTCGCAGTACGCGGCGATCACGGACGCCGAAGGAGTCATCATCGACGACACGATCGTCTACCGACTCCCGTCGGCCGACGGTGCCGAGCCGACGTACCTCTTCGTCCCGAACGCGGGCCACGACGGAGAGATGTCCGAGCGCTGGACCACCCACCGCGACGACTGGGGGCTCGACGCACGAGTCGAAAACACGACCGAGGAGTGGGCCATGTTCGCGGTGCAGGGGCCCGACTCCCCCGGACTCGTCACCGACGCGATCGGCGCGGTTCCGGACATCGTTCGCTCGGAGGCCACCGAGGCGACGATCGCGGAGACGCGGTGCCTCGTCTCGCGGACGGGCTACACCGGCGAGGACGGCTTCGAGGTGCTCTGCCCCTGGAGCGGGGCCGAGGCGGTGTGGAACGCGTTCGTCGACGACGACGCGTGCCAGCCGTGCGGGCTCGGTGCGCGGGACACCCTGCGGATCGAGATGGGCTTTCTCCTCTCGGGGCAGGACTTCCACCCCACCGAGGAGCCCCGGAACCCCTACGAGGCCGGCATCGGCTTCGCGGTCAAACTCGATACGGAGTTCGTCGGCCGGGACGCGCTCGAACGCGTCGAGGCCGAGGGCGTCGACGAGCGGTTCGTCGGTATCGAACTCCTCGACCGCGGCGTGGCCCGTCACGGCTACGACCTCACGAACGAGGCCGGCGACCGCGTCGGCCACGTCACCAGCGGGACGATGAGCCCGACGCTCTCGAAGCCCGTCGCGCTCGGCTACCTCCCCGTCGACGACGCCGACCCCGGCACCCGCGTCAACGTCGTCGTCCGCGGCGAGCCCAAGCGGGGGAAAGTCGTCGTCCCGCCCTTCATCGACCAGTAA
- the hmgB gene encoding hydroxymethylglutaryl-CoA synthase, translating to MTSVGIDAIEIWTGKLKLDLPNTFAPTKGDDPEKYTKGLGLHASSMPDVYEDIVTMGANAAKRLMDRRGLAPDDIGRIDVATESAFDNSKPVSTYIAGCLEQTFEGDFHHANKGERKFACVAGTQSIDDAYNWIKAGRHRGRSALVIATDTALYARGDPGEATQGAGAVAMLISEEPDVVELSTEQGYGSADETDFLKPNQQFPSVDGKRSMKVYLARMREALEDYESVVGRTHSDDFAYIPFHTPFPGMVRRAALLGYRHMTRDTEIEDDLAAEIGRQPREDEFDSWEAYEDAIRDYMDGLKGTEQYRDWYARTIDPTLTLAGQVGNWYTGSVHIARASALKMAAETGRGLSGERLLVGSYGSGAQAEIHAETVREGWKEEIQQLNIDEQIARRYDLSFDEYEQVHDVHNHDKEIDVEEFTQPGGEFVFAGWGRMNERKYEYVA from the coding sequence ATGACAAGTGTGGGTATCGACGCCATCGAGATCTGGACCGGCAAACTCAAACTCGACCTCCCCAATACGTTCGCGCCGACGAAGGGGGACGACCCCGAGAAGTACACGAAGGGGCTCGGTCTCCACGCCTCGTCGATGCCCGACGTCTACGAGGATATCGTGACGATGGGTGCCAACGCCGCAAAACGGCTGATGGACCGCCGCGGGCTCGCGCCCGACGACATCGGCCGGATCGACGTCGCCACCGAGTCGGCGTTCGACAACTCCAAGCCCGTCTCGACGTACATCGCCGGCTGTCTCGAACAGACGTTCGAGGGCGATTTCCACCACGCGAACAAGGGCGAGCGGAAGTTCGCGTGCGTCGCCGGCACCCAGAGTATCGACGACGCGTACAACTGGATCAAGGCGGGGAGACACCGCGGCCGGTCTGCGCTGGTGATCGCCACCGACACCGCGCTCTATGCGAGGGGGGACCCGGGCGAGGCGACCCAGGGGGCAGGCGCGGTGGCGATGCTCATCTCCGAGGAGCCCGACGTGGTCGAACTCTCGACCGAACAGGGCTACGGGAGCGCCGACGAGACGGACTTCCTCAAGCCGAACCAGCAGTTCCCGTCGGTCGACGGAAAGCGGTCGATGAAGGTGTATCTCGCGCGCATGCGCGAGGCCCTGGAGGATTACGAGTCGGTCGTCGGCCGTACCCACTCCGACGACTTCGCGTACATCCCGTTCCACACGCCGTTTCCGGGGATGGTCCGCCGGGCCGCGCTCCTCGGCTACCGGCACATGACGCGCGACACCGAGATCGAAGACGACCTCGCCGCCGAGATCGGTCGCCAACCCCGCGAGGACGAGTTCGACTCCTGGGAGGCGTACGAGGACGCCATCCGTGACTACATGGACGGGCTCAAGGGCACGGAACAGTACCGCGACTGGTACGCCCGCACGATCGACCCGACGCTCACGCTCGCGGGCCAGGTGGGCAACTGGTACACCGGGTCGGTCCACATCGCGCGCGCGTCCGCGCTCAAGATGGCCGCCGAGACCGGCCGAGGGCTCTCGGGCGAACGACTCCTCGTCGGCTCCTACGGTTCGGGCGCGCAGGCGGAGATCCACGCCGAAACCGTCCGGGAAGGCTGGAAGGAGGAGATCCAGCAGCTGAACATCGACGAACAGATCGCCCGCCGGTACGACCTCTCGTTCGACGAGTACGAACAGGTCCACGACGTCCACAACCACGACAAGGAGATCGACGTCGAGGAGTTCACTCAACCCGGCGGCGAGTTCGTCTTCGCCGGCTGGGGCCGGATGAACGAGCGGAAGTACGAGTACGTCGCGTAA
- a CDS encoding DsbA family protein → MRRQTRRRFVAATALAVAGIAGCTGRTGSAGAGTEGTSGGATEPGDTDGRTTGSSESLDSHPAAAGLDAQPTLGPREATATIVAFEDPSCPRCRAFERNTVPRIRDELVATGQARFVARTYPVVYPWGEPAVQALESTFARSSEAFWGLFAHYFADQDAFSTDNVLPRTEEWLAANTDLDGAAVVADAEAGAYDDAVQVDLDAGEAAGVGRTTPTVFLFRDGEYVTRAGGSVSFDLLTSALGL, encoded by the coding sequence ATGAGGAGACAGACACGCCGCCGGTTCGTCGCCGCCACGGCGCTCGCGGTCGCGGGGATCGCCGGCTGTACGGGACGGACGGGCTCGGCGGGAGCCGGCACCGAGGGCACGAGCGGGGGAGCGACGGAGCCGGGCGACACGGACGGGCGGACGACGGGGTCCAGCGAGTCCCTCGACAGCCACCCCGCCGCGGCGGGACTCGACGCGCAACCGACGCTCGGACCGAGGGAGGCGACGGCGACGATCGTCGCGTTCGAGGACCCTTCGTGTCCGCGCTGTCGGGCGTTCGAGCGGAACACCGTACCGCGGATCCGCGACGAACTCGTCGCCACCGGGCAGGCGCGGTTCGTCGCGCGGACCTACCCCGTCGTCTACCCGTGGGGCGAACCCGCGGTCCAGGCGCTCGAATCGACGTTCGCCCGGTCGTCGGAGGCGTTCTGGGGGCTGTTCGCACACTACTTCGCCGACCAGGACGCCTTCTCGACCGACAACGTGCTCCCCCGGACGGAGGAGTGGCTCGCGGCGAACACCGATCTCGACGGGGCCGCGGTGGTCGCCGACGCCGAGGCCGGCGCGTACGACGACGCCGTACAGGTTGATCTCGACGCGGGCGAGGCCGCGGGCGTCGGCCGGACGACCCCGACCGTCTTCCTGTTCCGCGACGGCGAGTACGTGACTCGCGCGGGCGGGAGCGTCAGCTTCGACCTGCTCACGTCGGCGCTGGGACTGTGA
- the gcvH gene encoding glycine cleavage system protein GcvH, with translation MFEVPDDRRYLESHEWITTDAPTRVGITEFAQDELGDVVFVELPEVGDSVTAGESFGVVESIKAVSDLYAPVSGEVVSVNEELFDRPELVNEDPFGDGWMLELDAEVDGADDLLSAEEYREQIE, from the coding sequence ATGTTCGAAGTTCCTGACGACAGACGGTACCTGGAATCGCACGAGTGGATTACGACCGACGCGCCCACGCGCGTCGGCATCACGGAGTTCGCACAGGACGAACTCGGCGACGTAGTGTTCGTCGAACTCCCCGAGGTGGGCGACTCAGTGACGGCGGGCGAGTCGTTCGGCGTCGTCGAGTCGATCAAGGCCGTCTCCGACCTCTACGCGCCGGTCTCGGGCGAGGTCGTCTCGGTGAACGAGGAGCTGTTCGACCGGCCGGAGCTGGTCAACGAGGATCCGTTCGGCGACGGCTGGATGCTCGAACTCGACGCGGAGGTGGACGGAGCCGACGACCTCCTCTCCGCCGAGGAGTACCGCGAGCAGATCGAATGA
- a CDS encoding type IV pilin, with product MSDADTRRGQIEGVGVVLLTGLVVVAISTFGVFYLGSLGDDPEPRVALDVGLTPAAGNVTVTVTHGGGTAFDTDEVFVVLRDEGGNETRPTLSAGTLTGSTAATFDAGETWTYTWNSTANYADGDRLRVLVVHNATGSVPFNSPVTIDDKERGALAPEYEPPTAVAGGGGGGGGGGGGGGGGGGGTRDPGSAYLDYDGNRLYDSGTADTKVDLTDNDNGDVAYSAPSGPILVVPDSVSGGELRARNGKVRLEADSVDVDVGLTSTTSTVDVVARSGAVYVGTGDTLSGQNGAVMIDAAGDIVAHGATFDSDTSAVSLTAAAMALGGATVDARNGPITVDASGDIDVNGTTFDSATSKIELSGATLDLTAATVTADNNAVRVDAGGDMTADDATLSSGTSAVDVSGNAVHLRGATVTSDNNAVSIDASGPVEAAGTTVFRSANTLSITGTSIDVSGGGLESTNRGLTLTATAGDIDIRDADLATASQWQDAVADVTGAGTVSLDGFKLTGDKRLDIRPDGAYTPRSSKYKNTVE from the coding sequence ATGAGCGATGCCGACACGCGACGGGGACAGATCGAGGGCGTCGGTGTCGTCCTCCTCACGGGGCTCGTCGTCGTCGCGATCAGCACGTTCGGGGTGTTCTATCTCGGGTCGCTCGGTGACGACCCCGAGCCACGCGTGGCGCTCGACGTTGGCCTCACGCCGGCGGCGGGGAACGTCACCGTCACCGTCACCCACGGCGGCGGGACCGCGTTCGACACCGACGAGGTGTTCGTCGTCCTCCGTGACGAGGGTGGGAACGAAACGCGGCCGACGCTCTCCGCGGGCACCCTGACGGGATCGACAGCCGCGACGTTCGACGCCGGCGAGACGTGGACGTACACGTGGAACTCGACCGCGAACTACGCGGACGGCGACCGCCTCCGGGTGCTCGTCGTCCACAACGCCACGGGGTCGGTTCCGTTCAACAGCCCCGTGACGATCGACGACAAAGAGAGGGGAGCGCTCGCGCCGGAGTACGAACCGCCGACTGCCGTGGCTGGTGGTGGCGGTGGTGGCGGTGGCGGTGGTGGCGGTGGCGGTGGTGGTGGCGGTGGGACGCGCGACCCTGGGTCTGCGTACCTCGACTACGACGGAAACCGCCTCTACGACAGCGGGACAGCCGATACGAAGGTCGATCTCACAGACAACGACAACGGCGACGTCGCGTACAGCGCTCCATCGGGGCCGATATTGGTCGTTCCGGACAGTGTGAGCGGGGGCGAACTGCGGGCGCGGAACGGGAAGGTCAGGCTGGAGGCCGACAGCGTCGATGTCGACGTGGGGCTGACGTCGACGACGAGCACCGTCGACGTGGTCGCCCGAAGCGGGGCGGTGTACGTCGGCACCGGCGACACGCTATCCGGGCAGAACGGAGCCGTGATGATCGATGCTGCCGGCGACATCGTCGCCCACGGTGCGACGTTCGACTCGGACACGAGCGCAGTGTCGCTCACGGCTGCGGCGATGGCCCTTGGCGGGGCGACCGTCGATGCGCGGAACGGCCCGATCACGGTCGACGCCAGTGGCGACATCGACGTGAACGGGACGACGTTCGACTCCGCGACGAGCAAGATCGAACTCTCCGGGGCGACGCTCGACCTCACGGCCGCGACGGTGACCGCCGACAACAACGCCGTTCGGGTCGACGCTGGCGGCGACATGACCGCCGACGACGCGACTCTCAGTTCGGGGACCAGTGCCGTCGACGTGTCGGGCAACGCGGTCCACCTCCGCGGCGCCACCGTGACCTCGGACAACAATGCGGTGTCGATCGACGCGAGCGGCCCCGTCGAGGCGGCCGGGACCACGGTGTTCCGGTCGGCGAACACGCTCTCGATCACGGGAACGTCGATCGACGTGAGCGGCGGGGGCCTCGAAAGCACGAACCGGGGGCTCACGCTTACCGCCACGGCCGGTGACATCGACATCCGCGACGCTGATCTCGCGACCGCCTCCCAGTGGCAGGATGCGGTCGCCGACGTCACCGGTGCCGGGACCGTCTCCCTCGACGGGTTCAAACTCACCGGCGACAAGCGACTCGACATCCGGCCCGACGGCGCGTACACGCCGCGGTCGAGCAAGTACAAAAACACGGTCGAGTGA
- a CDS encoding TatD family hydrolase, whose amino-acid sequence MELGTPVLDNHLHLDPEHGRGIDAVEDFARLGGTHLLVVNKPSWHLGVEAESGEDFRAVFETTLAVVERASTVLSGRAWPVLGVHPGLVSRLVRDRGFEPGAARDLMCDGLDVAAEYVGEGRALALKSGRPHYDVPEAVWEASNDVLRHALALGADRDCAVQLHTETTEDLTAVGAWAEERGLPSEKVVKHYAGSTLAGVTPSVMSEPDWLREAADRGEPFLMETDFVDDPDRPGAVLGPKTVPRRVRTLLDEGYDDAVRLAHVETPRRVYGIDTESTLG is encoded by the coding sequence ATGGAACTCGGCACGCCGGTACTGGACAACCACCTGCATCTCGATCCCGAACACGGCCGGGGAATCGATGCCGTCGAGGACTTCGCCCGTCTCGGCGGCACCCACCTCCTCGTCGTTAACAAGCCGTCGTGGCACCTGGGCGTCGAAGCGGAGTCGGGCGAGGACTTCCGGGCGGTGTTCGAGACCACCCTCGCGGTCGTCGAGCGCGCGTCGACGGTGCTGTCTGGTCGGGCCTGGCCCGTCCTCGGTGTCCACCCCGGCCTCGTCTCGCGGCTGGTCCGCGACCGGGGCTTCGAGCCCGGGGCCGCCCGCGACCTCATGTGCGACGGCCTCGACGTCGCGGCGGAGTACGTCGGGGAGGGCCGGGCGCTCGCGCTCAAGTCCGGTCGGCCCCACTACGACGTCCCCGAGGCCGTCTGGGAGGCGTCGAACGACGTGCTCCGGCACGCGCTCGCGCTCGGTGCCGACCGCGACTGTGCGGTCCAACTCCACACCGAGACGACCGAGGACCTGACGGCGGTCGGCGCGTGGGCCGAAGAGCGCGGCCTTCCGAGCGAGAAGGTCGTCAAACACTACGCCGGGAGCACGCTGGCGGGGGTGACCCCGAGCGTGATGAGCGAACCCGACTGGCTCCGCGAGGCCGCCGACCGGGGCGAGCCGTTCCTGATGGAGACCGACTTCGTCGACGACCCCGACCGTCCGGGGGCGGTTCTCGGACCGAAGACCGTCCCGCGGCGCGTCCGGACGCTCCTCGACGAGGGGTACGACGACGCCGTCCGGCTCGCGCACGTCGAAACACCCCGGCGGGTGTACGGCATCGACACCGAATCGACGCTCGGCTGA
- a CDS encoding DUF2150 family protein encodes MTEAEETYYTEERWQNWLSRVDEEDLDPESEESARLLFNMQDDAAIAVAKVLSAYKDGSIDDEVALEEIRDIGEIVLSEAAFESEEKLILVDGVQMSLRCVFAAAEEYVAGGPAPEGTIGEHVEAAVAAEEDEDLDTAFAHTVQAGTLLIEDDDELDVTVLEDIEYGLVSDWVSGLDSLQSALADPEVIEKEDDE; translated from the coding sequence ATGACCGAGGCAGAGGAGACCTACTACACCGAGGAACGCTGGCAGAACTGGCTCTCACGGGTCGACGAAGAAGACCTCGACCCCGAGAGCGAGGAGTCGGCGCGGCTCCTGTTCAACATGCAGGACGACGCCGCCATCGCGGTCGCGAAGGTCCTCTCCGCGTACAAGGACGGGAGCATCGACGACGAGGTCGCCCTCGAAGAGATCCGCGACATCGGCGAGATCGTCCTCTCGGAGGCGGCGTTCGAGAGCGAGGAGAAACTCATCCTCGTCGACGGTGTCCAGATGAGTCTCCGCTGTGTGTTCGCCGCTGCCGAGGAGTACGTCGCCGGCGGTCCCGCTCCCGAGGGGACCATCGGCGAACACGTCGAGGCGGCCGTCGCCGCCGAGGAGGACGAGGATCTCGACACGGCCTTCGCCCACACGGTCCAGGCGGGGACGCTCCTCATCGAGGACGACGACGAACTCGACGTCACGGTCTTAGAAGACATCGAGTACGGCCTCGTCTCGGACTGGGTCTCCGGACTGGATTCGCTGCAGTCGGCGCTCGCGGACCCCGAAGTCATCGAAAAAGAAGACGACGAGTGA
- a CDS encoding NYN domain-containing protein codes for MTLLRRLFAEESASEPRVALFVDGPNVLRDEFDVDLDDLRAAARSYGRLAATRLYVDEHATPGLIQAAEARGFDVIVTSGDVDVKLAVDLTRLVVESRADVVAIASRDTDFKPALEVANEYGLRTVAIAPGSHGRSDALPNAATEHVTLGE; via the coding sequence ATGACACTCCTCCGTCGGCTGTTCGCCGAGGAATCGGCGTCGGAGCCACGGGTGGCGCTGTTCGTCGACGGCCCGAACGTCCTCCGCGACGAGTTCGACGTCGACCTCGACGACCTGCGGGCGGCCGCCCGCTCGTACGGCCGCCTCGCCGCCACCCGGCTGTACGTGGACGAACACGCCACCCCGGGGCTCATCCAGGCCGCCGAAGCACGAGGCTTCGACGTGATCGTCACGAGCGGCGACGTCGATGTCAAACTCGCCGTCGACCTCACGCGGCTGGTCGTCGAGTCCCGGGCCGACGTCGTCGCGATCGCCTCCCGCGACACGGATTTCAAGCCCGCCCTCGAAGTCGCGAACGAGTACGGGCTCCGAACCGTCGCGATCGCGCCGGGTTCCCACGGGCGCTCCGACGCCCTCCCCAACGCCGCCACCGAACACGTCACGCTCGGAGAGTGA